A genomic region of Daphnia carinata strain CSIRO-1 chromosome 5, CSIRO_AGI_Dcar_HiC_V3, whole genome shotgun sequence contains the following coding sequences:
- the LOC132087983 gene encoding ankyrin-1-like yields the protein MKYPEIHETSQEAKKEIIRTAAKCNISPAIWSELLEWAEKHIPRLLREVVQSHVSNAPKIADMILQKHCFTENKFSSFHLAAFNEGNYADKIMQALFDSKRILTVTDSGLTPAHIAAQNESNCGSRLMKVLLDNGADPNARFQDGTTPVHWAATNQGKHAVDILKLLLDHGGDVDKIDENGFKPIHYATMNTSDSAPKLLDLLLEKRSACIVESTGSTLLHLAVLNNGGCAQDIILLQMSGDPNAVDQSGWTPVHYAAASENDYAHEKLKLLLACNGNLTIQDNDGFTPIHCAIINKGKCGDEMRKLVGVNPEKTNAYLNSNGETLLHCLVSKNDGKLDHVQMVIQNGGNPNATDKFGRSPVHSVVISNESLVGLDMLRLLLANGGNVNLQDYENQFTPVHYAASSLKLRVPEKMKILLNSGGDVNKQGNDGITPLRLAVANSGIYGPLVTRMLLEFGADVNAIDVNQQTPLHEAIRNENDDIRFDAIQQLIEKDANPNARDSNGWTPMHYAVQYRKRASAKVVEFLLQHGGNMNIADNGGGIAFNTVYWLLILLISFIILYLLRWKPNYRLLTERLDGLEDLPPPVKRASHWVHLLNFSIDEEAIGTDGTTFLWFQYRLIQIEFLRMALGIVLIIMHFHSDKLGEWPNKTLRSTGLYNSGVNGTHGVICSAILTVLIWLMRKQGQHRCIRSLASHDGNSNSSICNRRWLMITGLPLTTTVDSLLEYLMCTFESSFSKGINREKIVMAHDLSQLLPVIDRLDFIRNVKLQINGKMEEMLTMEKDKIINT from the exons atGAAGTATCCCGAAATTCACGAAACCTCGCAAGaagcaaaaaaggaaattataCGAACAGCGGCGAAATGCAACATATCGCCAGCTATTTGGTCAGAACTGCTCGAGTGGGCGGAAAAACATATTCCACGTTTGCTTCGTGAAGTAGTTCAAAGCCACGTTTCAAATGCTCCAAAAATTGCAGATATGATTCtacaaaaacattgtttcacggaaaacaaattttcttcgtttcattTGGCGGCGTTTAATGAAGGAAACTACGCGGACAAAATAATGCAAGCGTTATTTGATAGCAAAAGAATTCTAACCGTGACCGACAGTGGACTTACTCCGGCTCACATCGCAGCCCAAAATGAGTCGAATTGCGGAAGTAGGCTCATGAAAGTTCTGCTGGATAACGGAGCGGACCCAAATGCGCGTTTCCAAGACGGAACTACACCCGTTCACTGGGCAGCCACAAATCAAGGAAAACATGCAGTCGATATTTTAAAACTCTTACTCGATCACGGTGGCGATGTCGATAAGATCGATGAAAATGGTTTCAAGCCAATTCATTATGCAACCATGAATACCAGCGATTCAGCGCCTAAACTATTAGACTTGCTCCTCGAAAAACGAAGTGCTTGCATCGTCGAAAGCACTGGAAGTACATTACTCCACTTGGCAGTGTTAAACAATGGTGGCTGTGCACAAGatatc ATTCTTCTGCAAATGAGCGGCGATCCGAATGCTGTTGACCAATCAGGATGGACACCTGTTCATTACGCAGCGGCTAGTGAAAACGACTATGCCcatgaaaaactgaaacttTTGTTAGCTTGTAACGGAAATTTAACTATTCAAGACAACGATGGATTCACACCTATTCATTGTGCCATCATCAATAAAGGGAAATGTGGGGACGAAATGAGGAAATTAGTGGGTGTAAACccagaaaaaacaaacgcttACCTCAACAGCAATGGTGAGACGCTCCTCCATTGCCTTGTCAGCAAAAATGACGGTAAACTGGATCATGTTCAAATGGTAATCCAAAATGGAGGCAATCCGAACGCAACGGACAAGTTTGGACGTTCACCTGTTCATTCAGTCGTCATCTCAAACGAATCACTTGTGGGACTAGATATGTTGAGACTGCTGCTTGCAAATGGAGGAAACGTTAACCTACAGGACTATGAAAACCAATTTACACCAGTTCATTATGCGGCATCTAGTTTGAAATTGAGAGTGCctgaaaaaatgaagatcCTCCTTAACAGCGGCGGAGATGTAAACAAGCAGGGCAATGATGGGATCACGCCCCTACGTTTAGCGGTTGCAAACTCCGGAATTTACGGACCTCTAGTGACAAGAATGTTACTCGAATTTGGAGCTGACGTGAATGCCATTGATGTTAATCAACAAACGCCCTTGCACGAAGCAATCAGAAATGAGAACGATGACATTAGGTTTGACGCTATCCAGCAACTCATCgaaaaagatgcaaatcctaacGCTCGCGACAGCAACGGATGGACACCGATGCATTACGCCGTTCAATATAGAAAACGTGCTTCGGCCAAAGTCGTGGAATTTCTGCTACAACACGGAGGAAACATGAACATTGCAGACAATGGAG GTGGAATTGCTTTCAACACTGTCTACTGGTTACTCATCTTACTCATTTCCTTCATTATTCTTTATCTTCTCCGCTGGAAACCCAATTACCGACTTCTTACTGAACGCTTAGATGGACTAGAAGATCTCCCGCCACCTGTGAAACGAGCCAGCCATTGGGTACATTTGCTAAATTTCTCCATCGATGAAGAAGCAATCGGCACAGACGGCACCACTTTTCTCTGGTTTCAATATCGATTGATTCAAATTGAATTCCTCAGAATGGCTCTTGGTATCGTTTTGATTATCATGCATTTCCACAGCGACAAATTGGGTGAATGGCCTAACAAAACTCTTCGTTCTACGGGTCTTTACAATAGTGGCGTTAATGGGACTCACGGTGTCATCTGCAGTGCAATTCTAACAGTGTTGATTTGGCTGATGAGGAAGCAGGGGCAACATCGTTGTATCCGCTCATTGGCCAGTCACGACGGCAATAGCAATTCGAGCATTTGTAATCGCAGATGGCTCATGATTACTGGACTTCCACTTACAACCACTGTCGATTCGCTATTAGAATATTTGATGTGCACGTTTGAAAGCAGTTTTAGCAAAGGAATTAACAGGGAAAAGATTGTGATGGCCCACGATCTAAGTCAATTGCTGCCTGTGATCGACCGCCTGGATTTCATTAGGAACGTTAAATTGCAGATAAACGGAAAG ATGGAAGAAATGCTCACGATGGAAAAGGACAAAATCATCAACACATAG
- the LOC130697036 gene encoding uncharacterized protein LOC130697036: MMAYRHNPSPFYRNSPFLRPFYRRSASFLSNSSGIMVSYEKGEKVALKKIPFKPDENSDEQSEHYWENLTKLRDENLVQYRSFTLQDDGRNLSMELCQGSMLEYCRGTLDRSVAKLVKGIDIMWQITCAVDYLFRQKIGHGDLKLENVLFKKVDSDPQRVVTKLSGYGCNYPQSADDVKTDFSKFGCLYISAATKKEIRPDGATTTWNLAGIDFNAQWLAFELINLVIDDKNPFTFEAGTLLRHPFFIRYCQYALPRLINEQANEEIVTRLKMKGNLAIWNKSLVDGHPLHKNFSDLERILFSENKDIGAALTEASTRTPQLLSQYIWHLSTTTFPKENNISLLKTGKVLGKGSYGKVYECYYTNNDGIPILAACKKSKTLSEEQSRKADADGVYEREIRALSKLNHLFIIKYLGVAEMTNEKYIFLELCEGSLKKYVEGKLERVPKDSLDDKIIISQVALGLAYLHSEGTIPKDLKLDNILLKRQSPASPLVLAKITDFGFAKELKSESSSFSVTIHPGTKSYMAPELLLAPHGAYPANFASDVYSLGITIARIVLKGKHPFGSSEMFFATQFDSMIQGLIPPNLHHLSWDLIDLIIKLADKDPAKRPSMTLVLYHPYFILTNDKTKRHFVKQLWTDLSSKNRKHQMKNIFNRHNFQEWYRTITADKPETAKEKEDMEKTLQIFKNYQPDFTVETLYPEKQYEQKIKNALTAEYDANVGHQIEEISSNYSLFDHYQYESRTISMPDPKLILKEHKPENNDNSGKQTNQVFVVKTTMT; encoded by the exons ATGATGGCATACAGGCACAATCCTTCTCCATTCTACCGCAATTCCCCTTTTTTGCGTCCATTCTATCGGCGTTCGGCTAGTTTTTTGTCCAACAGCAGCGGAATTATGGTCAGTTACGAAAAGGGTGAAAAGGtcgccttaaaaaaaatcccatttaAACCTGACGAGAATAGCGATGAGCAAAGTGAGCACTACTGGGAAAATCTAACAAAGTTACGTGATGAGAATCTGGTTCAGTATCGCAGCTTTACGCTACAAGACGATGGCAG AAACCTTTCGATGGAGTTGTGTCAGGGATCGATGCTCGAATACTGTCGCGGGACATTAGACCGCTCAGTTGCGAAACTCGTTAAAGGAATTGATATAATGTGGCAAATCACGTGCGCTGTTGATTACTTATTTCGCCAAAAAATTGGGCACGGAGATTTGAAACTGGAAAATGTGCTCTTTAAAAAAGTCGATTCGGATCCCCAGCGGGTTGTTACCAAACTATCCGGATATGGATGCAATTATCCTCAGTCTgcg GATGACGTCAAGACGGATTTTTCCAAATTCGGCTGCTTATACATTTCCGCTGCAACTAAAAAGGAGATAAGACCAGACGGAGCTACCACCACCTGGAATTTGGCTGGAATCGATTTTAACGCCCAATGGCTTGCATTCGAATTGATTAACCTGGTGATTGATGACAAAAATCCGTTTACTTTTGAAGCTGGCACATTACTGCGACATCCGTTTTTTATCCGTTACTGCCAATATGCATTACCAAGACTAATTAACGAGCAGGCTAACGAGGAAATTGTGACAAggttaaaaatgaaaggaaaccTTGCAATATGGAACAAATCTTTAGTTGACGGCCATCCTTTACATAAAAATTTCAGCGATCTAGAAAGGATA cttttttcagaaaataaaGACATAGGAGCTGCATTGACTGAGGCATCCACAAGAACACCTCAATTACTTTCGCAATACATTTGGCACCTTTCGACTACCACCTttcctaaagaaaataat ATATCACTTTTGAAGACAGGGAAGGTTCTAGGAAAAGGAAGCTATGGAAAAGTTTACGAATGTTATTATACCAACAACGATGGAATACCAATTCTGGCCGCCtgcaaaaaaagtaaaacgtTATCGGAAGAACAGTCGAGGAAGGCAGATGCAGATGGTGTATACGAACGTGAAATCCGTGCCCTTTCGAAGCTGAATCATTTATTCATCATCAAATACCTCGGAGTAGCAGAAATGACCAACGAAAA GtatatttttttggaattGTGTGAGGGATCCTTAAAGAAGTACGTTGAAGGAAAGCTCGAACGAGTTCCTAAAGATTCGTTGGatgataaaataataataagtcaAGTGGCCCTTGGTCTGGCCTACCTCCACAGCGAAGGAACCATCCCCAAGGATTTGAAACTCGATAACATCCTTCTCAAACGTCAGTCACCTGCATCCCCTCTCGTCTTGGCTAAGATCACCGATTTCGGATTTGCTAAAGAACTGAAATCCGAATCTTCTAGTTTCAGTGTCACTATCCACCCAGGCACAAAATCTTACATGGCACCCGAACTTCTCCTTGCTCCTCATGGTGCTTATCCGGCTAATTTTGCCAGCGACGTGTATTCTTTGGGCATAACAATTGCGCGAATTGTATTGAAAGGAAAGCATCCTTTCG ggtctagcgaaatgtttttcgcTACACAATTCGATTCAATGATACAAGGGCTGATTCCACCAAACCTTCATCATCTCAGCTGGGATCTGATTGATTTGATCATCAAATTAGCAGATAAAGATCCAGCAAAACGTCCGAGCATGACCTTAGTTTTGTACCACCCATATTTCATTTTGACAAATGACAAGACCAAAAGACATTTCGTCAAACAGCTTTGGACTGATTTAAGTTCAAAGAATAGAAAACATCAAATGAAGAACATATTCAATAGACACAATTTCCAGGAGTGGTACAGGACCATCACCGCTGATAAGCCAGAAACTGCCAAAGAGAAGGAAGATATGGAGAAAACCTTGCAAATCttcaaaaat TATCAACCAGATTTTACAGTAGAAACCTTGTATCCGGAAAAACAAtacgaacaaaaaattaagaatgCCTTAACGGCGGAATACGATGCTAACGTTGGACACCAGATCGAGGAG ATCTCTTCAAATTACAGTCTGTTTGACCATTACCAATACGAAAGTCGCACAATTTCAATGCCCGATCCCAAATTGATTCTCAAGGAACACAAACCGGAAAACAATGACAACTCCGGAAAACAAACTAATCAGGTATTCGTTGTAAAGACAACAATGACGTAG